The Agrococcus sp. SGAir0287 DNA window GGTGCTCACGACGCCCTTCGGCGCGGTCGGCGCCGTGACCGGCGTCGCGGCGCAGCCGTGGCTGCTGCTGCCCGCGCTCGGCGTCGCGATCCTCTCGAGCGCGCTCGCGTACGCGTTCGAGCTCGCGGCGCTGCGCCGCATCCCGCCCAGGGTGTTCGGCGTGCTCATGGCGCTCGAGCCCGTCGCGGCGGGGCTCTTCGCGCTCGCCATCGTCGGCGAGGGCATCGGCGGGCTGCAGATGCTCGCGCTCGGCATCGTCGTCGTCGCGGCCGCCGGCGTCGCCCTCACGGCCGCGAAGGAGCCGACGGTCACGCCCGACACGGGCGCCATCGTGCAGCAGTAGTCGCCCCGCGCGGACCCGTCCTCGCGTTCCGAGGTGCGGCTGCTGCACTCGGGTGCTGGTGCAACGGCACCTGAGCGCAGCAGCCGCACCTCGCAACCCTGGGGATGGGCGACGTGCGCGCGGAATGATGGAGGCGTGAGCGACGGCCGGTGGAGCGGGCGCGACGCCGACGAGGTCGAGCGGCTGCGCCGCGGCGAGCTGCCGCCCATCGTGCGCGTGCCGATGCCCGAGCGCATCGATGTCGCCGCGACCTCGGACGCGGCGGACGACGCGGCGGCGGCGCACGCGGCGGCGCTCGCCGATCGGCCGCCGTGGGCGGCCATCGCCGGAGCCGTCGTCCTCGCGGTGCTCGCCTTCATCCCGCACCTCGTGGCGCCGACGATCGCGCTGCTCGTCTCGCTCGTCGCGGCGCCGCTGTCGTGGAGCATGCACCGCATCAGCGCCGGCCGACGGCGACGCGCCTACGTGGCGCTCGCCGGCACGCTCGTGCTCGTCGCGGTGCTCGCGGTCGCGGCGCCCATCGTCTGGGTCGAGCTCGGCGTGCTGTCCTGGCCGACGCTGCCGCGCGGCTGACGCGGCGCCCCTCAGGCGCGCGCGAGCATCCCCAGCACGGCGTCGCGCGCGGCGGGCAGCGTCGTCCAGCCGTCGCGGTCGAGGAAGTGGCCGGCGCTCGCGACCGTCGTCACGGGCACCCCGAGCGACGCGGCGGCTCGCTCAGAGAGCTCCGGCGGCACGATCGGGTCTTCGTCGCTCGCGATCACGACGACGGGCACGTCGCCGAGATCCGGGATCGCCGGCAGGTCGAGGAAGCGGTCGAGCTCGGGCAGCGTCCGCACCGGCTCCCAGAACGGCGCGACGAGCACGAGCCCGCGGATGCGGGAGCGGTCGACGCCGTCGAGCGCGAGCAGCGCGGCGACGGTGCCGAGGGAGTGCCCCACGACCACGAGGTCGTCGTCGCCCGCCATCGCCGCGCGTGCAGCATCGACCCAGGCGTCGCGCTGCGGCGCCTCCGTGTCCGGCAGCGCCGGGATGTCGACGTCGCCGCCGATCGCGTCGCCGAGCCAGGTGAACCAGTGGGAGGTCGGCAGCGCGCCGTAGCCGTGGAGGATGACGAGTCGCATGCCGGATGCAACCGCATCCGTCACGCGCGATTCCCGGCCGTCGCTCCGTTGCGAGGTACGCAACTCGCGTCGAGGGACGCCGAGTGCGGTACCGGACGGCACGATGCGCACCTCGGAACGCGAGATGCGTACCTCGGGACGCAGGGGCGGGTCAGCCCCGACCGCGCAGCAGCCACGGCCGGAACAGGCGCGTGACTGCTGGCAGCACGAACCCGACCATGATCGGCGTGAGCACGAGGCTCGTCGCGAGCAGCCGCAGCACGATCGGCGTCTCGGCGAAGCCCGGGATGAGCCCGAGCAGCAGCGTCACGAGCACGTTGACGGGGAAGAAGCCGAGCCACACGACGACGCCCTGCTTCCAGCGCGGCGGCACGGGCTCGACGGAGCGCACCTCGACGCGGTCGCCCGCCACGCCCTCGCCCGATGCCGAGTCGAACCATCCCTCGATGCCGCTGCGGCGCTCGACGCTCGCCTCGCGCGCGAAGTCCGCGCCGGCGTCGAGCCACAGCCGCCGCTCGTCGCTCGCCTCCCATGCGAGCAGGTTCGCGGCGGTGTCGAAGCGGTAGAGCATGTGCCACGTGTCGCTGCCGGGCCTGGCCTGCACCCATCCCGACCCGAGGAATCCCGGATACGTGTGGGCGAGGTCGATGCCCTGCCGCACCCAGCTGAGCGCGTAGCGCTGCTTCGTCGGGTCGACCTGGCGCTCGATGGCGACGGTGATCGGCTCGGACATGGCGTCCCCTCGGGTCGAAGGCCTTCGACTCCGGACGCGGTCCGCGAGGAGGGTGTGCCGAGCGGATGCGACCGCGTCGTCAGACGGGCCGGGACCGGGTGACGGCCGGAGGCTCCGCTGGAGGGGATGACGGGAATCGAACCCGCGCCGGGTGCTTGGGAAGCACCAGTTCTGCCATTGAACTACATCCCCGGCGCCGCCCCGCGAGGGGCAGCGAGAGCCATCGTACGGCACGTCGGCGCGGCGTGCGGCGACCGAGGCCGGCGCACGAGATGGCGCCCAGGGATGCCGCGAGGGTGCATGCCCCTCGACGGCCCGCTGGGCGCCATCGCATGCGGGCTACCGCTTCGGCGTCGGCTCGGAGGTCGTCGCCTTCGACGAGCGCTGCAGCGCCTGCTGCTCCTCCTCGACCGTGTAGCCGGAGTGCAGGCGCACGGGCTCCGGCGCGGCTGCATCCTTCGCCGCCTCGGCGCGCCGCTTCTTGCGGGCCGCGGAGGCGAGGTTCAGCACCTCGACCAGCACGGCGAAGGCCATCGGCCCGTAGATGAACGCCTTCTCGATGTGGAAGCCGAAGCCCTCGGCGACGAGGAAGACGCCGATGAGCACGAGGAACGCGAGGGCGAGCATCTTCACGGTCGGGTGGCGGTTCACGAACGTGAAGATGTGCTTCGCGGCGATGAGCATGAGCGCGAACGAGAGCACGACGACCGTGATGATGACGACGATGCGGTCGGTCATGCCGACGGCCGTGATGACGGAGTCGAGCGAGAACACGAGGTCGAGGGCGAGGATCTGCGCGATGACCGCGCCGAACGTCGCCTTCGCCGCGCCACCGGTCGACCCGTGGTCGTCGGCGCCCTCGAGCTTGTGGTGGATCTCGGTGACCGCCTTGTACAGCAGGAAGCCGCCTCCGAGGATCAGGATGAGGTCCTTGCCCGAGAACTCGGGATCGAAGGGCGTGGACTCGAGGAAGCCGAGCGTGAAGAGCGGCTCGGTGAGCGTGATGATCCAGCCGGCGAGCAGCACGAGCAGCACGCGCATGACCATCGCGAGGGTCAGGCCGAGGTTGCGGGCCTTCGCCTGCTGGTCCGCGGGCAGCTTCGCGGCGAGGATCGAGATGAAGATGACGTTGTCGACGCCGAGGACGACCTCGAGCACGAAGAGCGTGAGGAACACCGCGACGAGGTCGGGGGTGAACTCCAGGGAGAAGTCGAGCATGGGGCGATCATGGCCGATCCTCGCTGGGAACGCGCGGGTGCGCATGCGACGATGACCCGGTGACCACGCCGCCGCCCTTCCCCGGCACGCCCGCTCCGCAGCCCGGCCCGCCGCAGGGGCCCGAGCGACGGTTCGCGCCGCCGCAGCAGTTCCAGCCCGTGCCGGATGCGATGCTCGCGTCGCAGCGCTCGGATCGCGTCGCGACCCGGGCGCTCGTGTGGGGCATCGTCGCGATCGTGCTCTCCGCCGTGCCGCTGCTCAACTGGTTCACGCTCGTGCCGGCGATCGTCGCCATCCAGTTCGGCATCGCCGCACGCGCGCAGCGGCTCGGGGGCGGCAGCCGCGCCGTCTGGGCGATCGTGCTCGGATCCATCTCGATCGTCGCCTCGATCGGCTGGATCATCCTGCACATCGTGATCCTGCCCGTCCTCCTGCTCGGCGGGCTCGCCAGCACGAGCTGACGCCGCCATCCGCCGACGCCAGCACCCGAGCGCCGCTACGGGACGCGGTGCAGCCAGGCCTGCGTCGAGAACTTCGACGCGACGAGGGCGTCGGCGGCGGCGAGCTCGTCGGCGGTCAGCTCGCCGTCCTGCGCACGCGTGAGCCGGCGGAACGAGTCCTTGAGCGCCTCCTGCACGGCCTCCCTGGCCATGCCCGTCTGCGAGCGCAGCGGATCGACGCGCTTCTTCGCGCTCGTCGTGCCCTTGTCGGAGAGCTTCTCGCGACCGATGCGCAGCACCTGCACCATCTTCTCCGCGTCCATGTCGTACGACATCGTCGCGTGGTGCAGCACGCCGCCCGAGCCGAGCCGCTTCTGCGCGGCCCCGCCGATCTTGCCCTGCGGCGAGGTGATGTCGTTGAGCGGCGCGTACGAGGCATCGATGCCGAGCCCCTGCAGCGCCTCGATGACCCACGCGTCGAGGAAGGCGTAGGAGTCGGCGAAGCTCATGCCCTGCACGAGGTCGGCGGGCACGTACATCGAGTACGTGATGGCGTTGCCCGGCTCGGAGAACATGGCGCCGCCGCCGGAGATGCGGCGGATGATCGGGATGCCGAAGCGCTCGGCGTTCTCGGGGTCGACCTCGTTGCGGTACGACTGGAACGAGCCGATGTAGACGGCGGGTCCGGAGAGGTTCCAGAACCGCAGGGTCGGGCCGCGACGACCCTCGCCGACCTCGTTCGCGAGCACCTCGTCGAGGGCGACGTGGAGGATCGGCAGGCGCGGCTCGTCGTCGATGAGCTGCCAGTCGTAGTCGGCGAACGACGTCGCCTTGGCGAGCGCGCGGCGCACGGCGACGCCCACGGCCTCGGGCGTGAGGCCGAGCATCGTGACGCCCTCGGGCAGACCCTCGCGGATCGCCGCGCCGATCTCGGCGGCGGTCGCCGTCGACGGCAGGCCGAGCACGGCGGCGTCGATCTGCTCCAGCGCGTCGTCGGGCTCGAGGAAGAAGTCGCCGGAGAGGCGGAACGCCGAGATGCGCTCGCCGTCCGTCTCCACGTCGACCACGACGAGCTTGCCGCCGGGGACCTTGTACTCGCCGTGCATCGCGCGCCTCCTCGTCGACGTGGGCCGACGCCCAGCCTACGACCGAGCGCCGGGGCGCGGGCCGGTCAGCGCCCGGCGGCGACGTCGTCGTCGGCGGCGTGCGGATCCGGGTCGACGAGGTCGCGGATGGGGTCGGTCGCGTACGCGGGCGCGTCGCCGCCGGGGAGGTCGCGCTGCGTCGGCTCCTCCTCGCGCCAGTGCACCGCGTGCGACTGGAAGGCGAGGCCGAGCATGACCGCGCCGATCGCGAGGCCGACGACGACGGCGATCGGTCGCGTCGCATCCGGCATGATCGGCGCGAAGAGCGCCGCGAGCACGACGAGCGCGGCGACGACGAGCCCGGCGGCGAGGCCGCGCACGAGCGTGCGCGGCGTGGGTCTGCGTCCGCGCGCGAGCACGAGCGTGCCGCCGCCCAGCAGCCCGCCGACCGCGCCGAGGATCGCGGCGACGGCCACGACGAGGATCGTCAGCGCGAGCGAGTCGGGCGAGAAGGCGGCCGTCCCGCCGCTCGGCGAGAGGAACACGGCCACCACGACGACGGTGCCGCCGACGGCGCCGCCGAGGACGTTCCATCCGAGCAGGGCCGGCGCTGCGATGCGCCATGCCCGCGGGTGTCCGCGCGGGTCCATGCCTCCATGGTGCTCCCGATCGTCGCGGACGCCCAGCACATCCGCCCGCGTGCCGCGGCTCAGCCGGCGGCGGCCGACGCGCGGCCGACGCCGTCGCGGTCGGGAACGAGGTGCGCGTCGAGCCAGGCTGTGACGTCGTCGAGCACCTTCGACTTCGTGATCTCGTTGAAGATCTCGTGCCGCGCCCCCGGGTAGACGCGCAGCGCGACGTCGGTGAGGCCCGAGCGCTCCTCGTAGGCGCGCACGAGCCGGCGGGCCGAGGCCTCGCCGCCGAGCGTGTCGTCGGAGCCGACCGCGACGAGGATGGGGATGTCGGCGCCGAGCGAGCGAGCGGGCACGCCCATGAGCCTCGCCGCCTCGACGGGGCCGAAGAGGCGCAGCACGTCGGCGGGGAAGGTCAGCGGGTCGGCGACGAACGCCTCCTGCACCGCCGGGTCGCGCGAGAGCCACTCGTAGCCGGTGTCGCCCAGGTGCTTGTGGCGCGCGTTGAGATCGCCGGCGTTCATCCATCCCGGCATGCGGTACGCGGTGCCCGTCAGCACCGCGGCGTCGATGAGCGCGGCGTGCCGGTTGAGGAGGCGCTGCATCGTGAGGGAGCCCCACGAGTGGCCGATGACGGCGAGCGGCAGCTGCGGGTGCTCGCCGCGCAGGCGCTTCACGAGCGAGACGACGTCGCCGACGACCGCCATGCCGCCGCCCGGCCCGAGCCGCCCGAGGCGCGAGACGTCGCCGCCGTACTGCTCGAGGCCCGTCGCACCGTGGCCGCGCTGGTCGAGCGCCGCGACGCCGTAGCCGGCGTTCACGAGGTGCTGCGCGACATGGTCGTACCGCAGTGCGTGCTCGCCGACCCCGTGCACGATGAGCACGATGGCCTTCGGCTTGCCGGGCATCCACGTGTACCAGTGGATGGTGACGCCCTGCAGGTCCACGAACGTGTGGTCCTGCCGGATCACGGCGAACTTGGGCACAGGCACCTCCGGATGCTCCGGCGTGCAGCGTACTCCCCGCGCGGCGCACAGGGCCATCCGTCGCCCATCCCTGCGGATGCCGCCCGGGGTCGACGGATGGTCGGGGCTCGCGCGTCAGGTGCGGGAGAGCTCGCGGTCGTCGTCGCGGCGCGCGCCGTCGTCGTCGGAGTGCAGGAGGTCGAGCGGCATCGACGACAGGTCGATGCGCGGGTCGGCGTCCTGCCGCTCGACGACCTCGACGGCCTCCTCGCGGGTCTCGACGGTCGGCACGGAGCCGACGAGCGGGCGGCTGGAGGACTCGCGCATCGACAGCAGCGCGATGCCGCCGAGCGCGGCGAACAGCATGATGTAGAAGGCCGGCATGTACGGGTTGCCGGTGACCTCGATGAGCGCCTGCGCGAAGAGCGGCGTCGTGCCGCCGAAGAGCGAGACCGAGACGTTGAACGCGATGGCCATGGCGCCGAAGCGCGACGCGGTCGGGAACATCGCGGGCAGCGCGGACGCGGACACGGCGATGAAGAGCGCGGCGGGCACGGCGACGATGCACAGCGCGACCATGACGGCCCAGAAGGTGCCGAGCTGCATGATCGCGAAGGCGGGCACCATCGCGACGAGCGTCGAGACGACGGCCGTGACGTAGACGGGCTTGCGGCCCACGCGGTCGCTGATGCGGCCGATGACGGGCAGCAGTGCCGACAGCGCGAGCAGCACGGGCACGGTCGCGATCGCGGCGGTGAGGCTGTGCACGCCGAGCTCGCGCTCGAGGTACGTCGGCATGTAGCTCGTGAGCGCGTAGCCGACCGTGTTGGTCGCGGCCGCGAGCGCGACGACGACGAGCATCGCCTTCCAGTGGTGGCGGATCGTGCCGAGGATGCCGTGGCGCGCCATCGGGTCGTCGGGGCGCTCGGCGCCCTCGGCGTGCACGGCCTCGAAGGCGGGCGTCTCGGGGATGCGCAGGCGGAACCAGATCGCGACGGCGCCGAGCGGGACCGCCATGAGGAAGGGGATGCGCCAGCCGAAGTCGACCATCGCGCCGGGGCCCGCGAGCCACTCGGTGACGACGGTCGTGAGCGCGACGACGGAGGCGCCGGCCGCGAAGCCGACGTACGAGCCGACGTCGAGCCACGAGGCCCAGAACCCGCGGCTGCGGTCGGGCGAGAACTCGGTGACGTACGTCGACGCACCTGCGTACTCGCCGCCGGTCGAGAAGCCCTGCACCATCTTCAGCAGGTAGAGCGGGACGATCGCCCACAGGCCGATCTGCGCCGAGGTCGGCAGCAGGCCGATGAGGGCGGTGGCGGTCGCCATCATCGCCATCGTCAGGAAGAGCACCTTCTGGCGGCCGATGCGGTCGCCGAGCGGGCCCAGCACGAGTCCGCCGAGCGGGCGCACGAGGAACGAGATCGCGAAGCCCAGCAGGGTCACGAGGAGCCCCCAGGGCTCGGGCAGGTCGGCGGTGAAGACGACGGCGAGCGTGACGGCGAGGTAGCCGTAGATGCCGAAGTCGAACCACTCCATGAAGTTGCCGACGACGGTGCCCGAGATGGCCTTCCGCACCCGGGAGGTGGGCACGACGATCACGTCGTCGACCTCGAGCCGATGCGCTCCTGGCGCGGTCTGCGCGGTCGGGGCTGCGGGGGCCGAGGGGTCGTGCGCGTCGCCGTGGGGCATGGCTCTCCTGTGATGCGGGATTCGGGCGGGATGCCCCGGACGGTCATGGGACGATACCGACCTCGCCGTGGTCGGACCAATCGACGACGATCGAGATGCATGTCTGCCCGGGCGTGTCGCCATCCGGCGACTGCCCAGTCGGGACAGGGGCAGTCGGGCCCTCGGAACCGTACGCGACACGCCCGGGATGACATGCATCACGCCGCGATGCCCGCGCGACCGGATGCGGCGCGCTCAGCGTCGGATGCGCGCGAGCACCGCGGGATCGGTGCGATGCCGCGCGCCGAACCCCTCGTCGGCGGCGACCTCGACGCGCGCCGAGAGGTGCACGTCGGCGATGCCGGTGGCTGCGACGAGCTCCTCGATGCGCTCGGGACGGATGCCGCCGCCGGCCATGACCGCGAGGCGCCCGTGCGCAGCCGCGACGGCGCGCGCGATGCGGTCCGCGCCGTCGTGCGCCGACGTGCGACCGCCAGAGGTGAGGATGCGGTCGACGCCGACCTCGATGAGGTCCGCGATCGTCGTCTCGACCTCGGGGTGCACGTCGACGGCGCGATGCGCGGTCAGCTCCGCGCCCGAGGCGACCTCCCGCAGCCGTCGCATGGCGTCGAGCGCGACGCGGCCGTCGGGGCGCAGCGACCCCGCGACGATGCCCGCCGCACCGGCGGCGAGCGCCAGCTCCGCGTCGCGCAGCACGAGCGCGACCTCGTCGGCATCCGCCACGAAGTCGCCGGGCCTCGGGCGCAGCAGCACGTGCACGCCCATGGCCCCTGCCGCGTCGACGGCGCGCTCGACGAGCCCGAGCGAGGGCGTGAGGCCGCCGACGTCGAGCGCGACGCACAGCTCGACGCGATCCGCGCCGGCCGCGCGTGCGACGCGCACCCCGTCGACGTCGGTCACGCACACCTCGACCCGCAGCACGCGCTCCATCGTGCCAGCGCCGCCCGGATGCAGCGACGCCCCGAGCAGTGCGGCTCGGGGCGTCGATGGAGGCGTCGGCTCAGCCTCGCGCGGTGACGACCGGCATCTGCGAGGTGTCGATGAGCGGATCGGTGTCCTGCCGCTCGACGACCGCCTCGGCCTCCTCGCGCGTCTCGACCGCGGGCACCGAGCCGATGAGCGGGCGGTTCGCCGACTCGCGCATCGTGAGCATCGCGATGCCGCCGAGCGCTGCGAAGAACATGATGTAGAAGGCCGGCATGTAGGTGTTGCCCGTCAGCTCGATGAGGCCCTGCGAGAACAGCGGCGTCGTGCCGCCGAAGAGCGACACCGCGAGGTTGTAGGCGATGCCCATCGCACCGAATCGCGTCGCGGTCGGGAAGAGCGCAGGCAGCGCCGATGCCGAGATCGCGACGTAGAACGCGACGGGGATCGCGACCAGCGCGAGCGCGATGAACACGGCCCACTCCTCCCCGATCTGCATGATCGCGAACGCGGGCACCATGAGCACGAGCGTCGACACCACGGCGATGCCGTAGACCGGCTTGCGGCCGATCCGATCCGACAGCCGTCCGATGAGCGGCAGGCAGGCGGACATGAGGATGAGCACCGGCACCGTCGCGACGGCGGCCATGAGGTTCGAGACGCCGACCTCCTCCTCGAGGTACGTCGGCATGTAGCTCGTGAGCGCGTAGCCGGCCGAGTTCGTCGCGGCGACGAGCGCGATCGCGATGAGGATCGCGCGCCAGTGGTGGCGCAGGATGCCGCCGATGCCGTGGCGTGCCAGCGGATCGGAGGGGTCCTTCGAGATCGAGCCGGCATGCTCGGCGACCTCGAACGAGGGAGTCTCGGGGATGCGCAGGCGGAACCAGATCGCGACGGCGCCGAGCGGGATCGCGAGCAGGAAGGGGATGCGCCAGCCGTACTCGAGCATGGCGTCGGGACCGGAGATCGACTCGACGACGAGCGTCGTGATGGCCACGACGGACGCGCCGGCCGCGAAGCCGACGTAGGAGCCGACGTCGAGCCACGACGCCCAGAACCCGCGCTTGCGGTCGGGCGAGAACTCGGTGACGTAGGTGGTGGCGCCGGCGTACTCGCCGCCGGTCGAGAAGCCCTGGACCATCTTCAGCAGGTAGAGCGGCACGATCGCCCACAGGCCGATCTGCGCCGAGGTCGGCAGCAGGCCGATGAGGGCGGTGGCGGTCGCCATCATCGCCATCGTCAGGAAGAGCACCTTCTGGCGGCCGATGCGGTCGCCGAGCGGGCCCAGCACGAGTCCGCCGAGCGGGCGGACCATGAACGAGATCGCGAAGCCCAGCAGCGTCACGAGGATGCCCCACGGGTCCGGCAGGTCGGCGGTGAACACCGCCGTGAGGGTCACGGTGAGGTAGCCGTAGATGCCGAAGTCGAACCACTCCATGAAGTTGCCGACGACGGTGCCCGAGATGGCGGTGCGGACCTTCTTCCGCTCGACGACGATGACGTCGGCCACCTCGAGCCTCGGGTGGGATGCCGTGCCGTCCGGCTCGGTGTGCTGCGTGGTCACGATGCGATCCTTCCGCTGGTGGCGCGCGCCGCGGCTGGCTGCCCGCGAACGCGCACGCAGGGGTACGGTGCACGGACGATACCGCCGACCGCCCGGCCGCGCACGCGCTTGCCACGCGCGCCGGGGCGTGCGTGGCGGCTCGCGTCAGGGCAGCTCGGCGAACTCCGGTGGCAGCACGACGTTCGCGGGTGCACCGGCGAACAAGGGCGCCACCTCCTCCGCCCGGTAGCCGGCGATGCCGGTGCCGATGGGCGTGAGCA harbors:
- a CDS encoding RBBP9/YdeN family alpha/beta hydrolase: MRLVILHGYGALPTSHWFTWLGDAIGGDVDIPALPDTEAPQRDAWVDAARAAMAGDDDLVVVGHSLGTVAALLALDGVDRSRIRGLVLVAPFWEPVRTLPELDRFLDLPAIPDLGDVPVVVIASDEDPIVPPELSERAAASLGVPVTTVASAGHFLDRDGWTTLPAARDAVLGMLARA
- a CDS encoding antibiotic biosynthesis monooxygenase codes for the protein MSEPITVAIERQVDPTKQRYALSWVRQGIDLAHTYPGFLGSGWVQARPGSDTWHMLYRFDTAANLLAWEASDERRLWLDAGADFAREASVERRSGIEGWFDSASGEGVAGDRVEVRSVEPVPPRWKQGVVVWLGFFPVNVLVTLLLGLIPGFAETPIVLRLLATSLVLTPIMVGFVLPAVTRLFRPWLLRGRG
- a CDS encoding TerC family protein, whose amino-acid sequence is MLDFSLEFTPDLVAVFLTLFVLEVVLGVDNVIFISILAAKLPADQQAKARNLGLTLAMVMRVLLVLLAGWIITLTEPLFTLGFLESTPFDPEFSGKDLILILGGGFLLYKAVTEIHHKLEGADDHGSTGGAAKATFGAVIAQILALDLVFSLDSVITAVGMTDRIVVIITVVVLSFALMLIAAKHIFTFVNRHPTVKMLALAFLVLIGVFLVAEGFGFHIEKAFIYGPMAFAVLVEVLNLASAARKKRRAEAAKDAAAPEPVRLHSGYTVEEEQQALQRSSKATTSEPTPKR
- a CDS encoding lipoate--protein ligase family protein, with the translated sequence MHGEYKVPGGKLVVVDVETDGERISAFRLSGDFFLEPDDALEQIDAAVLGLPSTATAAEIGAAIREGLPEGVTMLGLTPEAVGVAVRRALAKATSFADYDWQLIDDEPRLPILHVALDEVLANEVGEGRRGPTLRFWNLSGPAVYIGSFQSYRNEVDPENAERFGIPIIRRISGGGAMFSEPGNAITYSMYVPADLVQGMSFADSYAFLDAWVIEALQGLGIDASYAPLNDITSPQGKIGGAAQKRLGSGGVLHHATMSYDMDAEKMVQVLRIGREKLSDKGTTSAKKRVDPLRSQTGMAREAVQEALKDSFRRLTRAQDGELTADELAAADALVASKFSTQAWLHRVP
- a CDS encoding alpha/beta fold hydrolase, with the translated sequence MPVPKFAVIRQDHTFVDLQGVTIHWYTWMPGKPKAIVLIVHGVGEHALRYDHVAQHLVNAGYGVAALDQRGHGATGLEQYGGDVSRLGRLGPGGGMAVVGDVVSLVKRLRGEHPQLPLAVIGHSWGSLTMQRLLNRHAALIDAAVLTGTAYRMPGWMNAGDLNARHKHLGDTGYEWLSRDPAVQEAFVADPLTFPADVLRLFGPVEAARLMGVPARSLGADIPILVAVGSDDTLGGEASARRLVRAYEERSGLTDVALRVYPGARHEIFNEITKSKVLDDVTAWLDAHLVPDRDGVGRASAAAG
- a CDS encoding MFS transporter, which gives rise to MPHGDAHDPSAPAAPTAQTAPGAHRLEVDDVIVVPTSRVRKAISGTVVGNFMEWFDFGIYGYLAVTLAVVFTADLPEPWGLLVTLLGFAISFLVRPLGGLVLGPLGDRIGRQKVLFLTMAMMATATALIGLLPTSAQIGLWAIVPLYLLKMVQGFSTGGEYAGASTYVTEFSPDRSRGFWASWLDVGSYVGFAAGASVVALTTVVTEWLAGPGAMVDFGWRIPFLMAVPLGAVAIWFRLRIPETPAFEAVHAEGAERPDDPMARHGILGTIRHHWKAMLVVVALAAATNTVGYALTSYMPTYLERELGVHSLTAAIATVPVLLALSALLPVIGRISDRVGRKPVYVTAVVSTLVAMVPAFAIMQLGTFWAVMVALCIVAVPAALFIAVSASALPAMFPTASRFGAMAIAFNVSVSLFGGTTPLFAQALIEVTGNPYMPAFYIMLFAALGGIALLSMRESSSRPLVGSVPTVETREEAVEVVERQDADPRIDLSSMPLDLLHSDDDGARRDDDRELSRT
- a CDS encoding copper homeostasis protein CutC, which gives rise to MERVLRVEVCVTDVDGVRVARAAGADRVELCVALDVGGLTPSLGLVERAVDAAGAMGVHVLLRPRPGDFVADADEVALVLRDAELALAAGAAGIVAGSLRPDGRVALDAMRRLREVASGAELTAHRAVDVHPEVETTIADLIEVGVDRILTSGGRTSAHDGADRIARAVAAAHGRLAVMAGGGIRPERIEELVAATGIADVHLSARVEVAADEGFGARHRTDPAVLARIRR
- a CDS encoding MFS transporter; translated protein: MADVIVVERKKVRTAISGTVVGNFMEWFDFGIYGYLTVTLTAVFTADLPDPWGILVTLLGFAISFMVRPLGGLVLGPLGDRIGRQKVLFLTMAMMATATALIGLLPTSAQIGLWAIVPLYLLKMVQGFSTGGEYAGATTYVTEFSPDRKRGFWASWLDVGSYVGFAAGASVVAITTLVVESISGPDAMLEYGWRIPFLLAIPLGAVAIWFRLRIPETPSFEVAEHAGSISKDPSDPLARHGIGGILRHHWRAILIAIALVAATNSAGYALTSYMPTYLEEEVGVSNLMAAVATVPVLILMSACLPLIGRLSDRIGRKPVYGIAVVSTLVLMVPAFAIMQIGEEWAVFIALALVAIPVAFYVAISASALPALFPTATRFGAMGIAYNLAVSLFGGTTPLFSQGLIELTGNTYMPAFYIMFFAALGGIAMLTMRESANRPLIGSVPAVETREEAEAVVERQDTDPLIDTSQMPVVTARG